The Coraliomargarita parva genomic sequence GCGTTGGATACGAGAAAATGATTCTAACGGCAGATCTTCTGTCTAGAATAGACAGCCGTAAAGTTATTCCAATAATACGTCAGGATGGTGGCTCAGACGTTCCGACATTTCTAAAGACTAAACTTTATATCGACTTCTCACATTCTCAGGACTTCGAATTCTCATTTGATGAGTTAGTTAGAACTATCCATCAAGCGCCATTATTCAAGAAACCAGACATTGGTAATAATCCTTTCAAGGAGGTAAATATAGAAGATCAGGACCGCTCAAATGATGGAATCCATGACATAATGGTTGCGATAATTAAGTGGTATGAAAATGGACATGACTATGTCGAATATTCTAACCTAAAGAGAGTAATTCCGACTTCTCGCATCTTGTTAGATCTAAATCTCAAGAAAGCAGCAAAGGCAGGGCTAAT encodes the following:
- a CDS encoding toll/interleukin-1 receptor domain-containing protein → MSTPKVFISYSHDSQKHKQWVLQLATRLRNNGVDAALDQWDLSPGDDLPHFMEQNLTSCDYALMICTQNYVSKANNGTGGVGYEKMILTADLLSRIDSRKVIPIIRQDGGSDVPTFLKTKLYIDFSHSQDFEFSFDELVRTIHQAPLFKKPDIGNNPFKEVNIEDQDRSNDGIHDIMVAIIKWYENGHDYVEYSNLKRVIPTSRILLDLNLKKAAKAGLIDHSQEYIYLEDKGKHYAIEHGIVEN